The following are from one region of the Mesorhizobium sp. B2-8-5 genome:
- a CDS encoding cell division protein FtsQ/DivIB, which translates to MSALRWGQGNGGGAAGFALFGMSLSFDRFVLPRQLRRPMRVLARLCGGEYEAPRFSAAILSAALIASSSAYGAYLGGYTDSIVQGITARTGFAVDQIKVVGNRQTSEIDVLDRLGLDGWTSLIGFDAEAARERIATLPWVEGAAVRKIYPHTLEVRIEERQPFALWQQGTSVSVIERSGEMIAPFSGGKQALLPLIIGTGAPAMAPAFLAKIERYPALAARVKGYIRVGERRWDLRLENGITIKLPEDDEDQAIAELVKLDHDNGLLTRDIAAVDMRLPDRLVVELSPEAATQREAALSEKPKSLAKRKVERKI; encoded by the coding sequence GTGTCTGCGTTGAGGTGGGGACAGGGTAATGGCGGTGGCGCGGCTGGTTTCGCGCTGTTCGGCATGTCGCTGTCATTCGACCGTTTCGTATTGCCGCGTCAGCTCCGCCGGCCGATGCGCGTCCTGGCGCGCCTGTGCGGCGGCGAGTATGAGGCGCCGCGCTTTTCGGCGGCGATCCTTTCCGCCGCGTTGATCGCATCCAGCAGCGCCTATGGCGCCTATCTTGGCGGCTACACCGACAGCATCGTGCAGGGCATCACGGCCCGCACCGGTTTTGCCGTCGACCAGATCAAGGTGGTCGGCAATCGCCAGACGTCCGAGATCGATGTGCTGGACCGGCTGGGCCTCGACGGCTGGACCTCGCTGATCGGCTTCGATGCCGAGGCTGCGCGCGAGCGCATCGCGACGCTGCCATGGGTCGAGGGTGCCGCTGTGCGCAAGATCTACCCGCATACGCTGGAAGTGCGCATCGAGGAGCGCCAGCCCTTCGCGCTTTGGCAGCAGGGCACCTCGGTTTCTGTCATCGAACGGTCGGGCGAGATGATCGCGCCGTTCTCGGGTGGCAAGCAGGCGCTGCTCCCGCTGATTATCGGCACGGGCGCGCCGGCCATGGCGCCGGCCTTTCTCGCCAAGATCGAGCGCTACCCCGCGCTGGCGGCGCGGGTCAAAGGTTACATCCGTGTCGGCGAGCGCCGCTGGGACCTGAGGCTTGAGAACGGCATCACGATCAAGCTGCCGGAAGACGACGAGGACCAGGCGATCGCCGAGCTCGTCAAGCTCGACCATGACAACGGGTTGCTGACGCGCGACATCGCCGCCGTCGACATGCGGCTCCCCGACCGGCTGGTCGTGGAGCTTTCGCCCGAAGCGGCGACGCAGCGCGAAGCCGCGCTCAGCGAAAAGCCGAAGAGCCTGGCCAAGCGCAAGGTGGAGAGAAAGATATGA
- the ftsA gene encoding cell division protein FtsA: MSWLGGSGDASSRRSGTLTVLDVGSSKVCCVVAKLKPNEDGKLLRGRSHRIQVIGIGHQKSQGVKSGVVVDLDRAEHAIRLSVDAAERMAGLTVDSLIVNMTAGRLKSEAFSATINLGGHQVEEVDIKRVLAAGAKQALRAEREVIHSLPVGFSLDGERGIRDPRGMVGDALGVDMHVLTGDAAPMRNLELCINRSHLSVERMVATPYASGLASLVDDELEMGAACIDMGGGTTTISVFSEGKFVHGDAIAIGGNHVTLDMAKGLSTSLDAAERLKVMHGSALPGSADDRDLVSIQPIGEEGDVPLQIPRSVMTRIIRARIDETLELLRDRLNKSGYGNAVGKRVVLTGGASQLAGLPEAARRILGRNVRIGRPLGVAGLPEAAKGPAFSTPVGLMIYPQMASFESHSAKGLSGFRMTGTGGKLHRMSQWLRDSF, encoded by the coding sequence ATGAGCTGGCTTGGCGGCAGCGGTGACGCTTCTTCGCGCCGGTCGGGCACGCTCACGGTGCTCGATGTCGGGTCCAGCAAGGTTTGCTGTGTCGTGGCGAAGCTCAAGCCGAACGAGGACGGTAAGCTTCTGCGTGGGCGTTCGCATCGGATCCAGGTGATCGGCATCGGCCACCAGAAGTCGCAAGGCGTGAAGTCCGGCGTGGTGGTGGATCTCGACCGCGCCGAGCATGCGATTCGCCTCTCCGTCGATGCGGCCGAGCGCATGGCCGGGCTCACGGTCGATTCCCTCATCGTCAACATGACGGCCGGCCGGCTGAAGAGCGAAGCCTTTTCGGCGACGATCAATCTCGGCGGTCATCAGGTCGAGGAAGTCGACATCAAGCGCGTGCTCGCCGCCGGTGCCAAGCAGGCGCTGCGGGCCGAGCGCGAGGTGATCCATTCGCTGCCCGTCGGTTTCTCGCTCGATGGCGAGCGCGGCATACGCGACCCGCGCGGCATGGTGGGCGATGCGCTTGGCGTCGACATGCATGTCTTGACTGGCGATGCCGCGCCGATGCGCAACCTCGAGCTTTGCATCAACCGCTCGCACCTGTCGGTCGAGCGCATGGTGGCGACGCCCTATGCCAGCGGACTTGCCTCGCTGGTCGACGACGAGCTCGAAATGGGCGCCGCCTGCATCGATATGGGCGGCGGCACGACGACCATCTCGGTGTTCTCGGAAGGCAAGTTCGTCCACGGCGACGCCATCGCCATCGGCGGCAACCATGTGACGCTCGACATGGCCAAGGGCCTGTCGACCTCGCTCGATGCCGCGGAGCGGCTGAAGGTCATGCATGGCTCGGCGCTGCCCGGCAGCGCCGACGACCGCGACCTCGTCTCGATCCAGCCGATCGGCGAGGAAGGCGATGTGCCGCTGCAGATTCCGCGCTCGGTGATGACGCGCATCATCCGCGCCCGCATCGACGAGACACTGGAGCTTTTGCGCGACCGGCTGAACAAGTCCGGCTACGGCAATGCCGTCGGCAAGCGCGTCGTGCTCACCGGTGGCGCCAGCCAGCTCGCCGGCCTGCCGGAAGCGGCGCGCCGCATCCTCGGGCGCAATGTGCGCATCGGCCGGCCGCTCGGCGTCGCGGGCCTGCCTGAGGCGGCCAAGGGACCGGCGTTCTCGACCCCGGTCGGACTGATGATCTATCCGCAGATGGCGAGCTTCGAGAGCCATTCGGCGAAAGGACTTTCCGGTTTCAGGATGACCGGGACGGGTGGAAAACTGCACCGCATGAGTCAGTGGTTGAGAGACAGTTTTTAA
- the ftsZ gene encoding cell division protein FtsZ, whose amino-acid sequence MTINLQKPDITELKPRITVFGVGGGGGNAVNNMITAGLRGVEFVVANTDAQALTMSKAERLIQLGAHVTEGLGAGSQPEVGRAAAEECIDEIIDHLSNTHMCFVTAGMGGGTGTGAAPVVARAAREKGILTVGVVTKPFHFEGQRRMKTADMGIEELQKCVDTLIVIPNQNLFRLANDKTTFADAFAMADQVLYSGVACITDLMVKEGLINLDFADVRSVMREMGKAMMGTGEASGEGRAMAAAEAAIANPLLDETSMKGAKGLLISITGGRDLTLFEVDEAATRIREEVDQDANIILGATFDEELEGVIRVSVVATGIDKSAAEIAAAPISIRAPQKPAARPTAAPVAEIRPAPVQPQAYEPRAADPVAEAIQLAEANAAAMAQPRPAPVDDFRPQSKIFQAPPAQPQPQPVVPQQVMQQPAPQREMPQPMAAAPQRMPRVEDFPPVVRAEVEAKTRPADHENSGPMGLIKRLTNGLTRREEEPARLQPAQPREPKLRQAAPEMRRLASQDPQLYAPRRGQLDDQGRLTPQARTVQEDDQLEIPAFLRRQAN is encoded by the coding sequence ATGACCATCAATCTGCAGAAGCCGGACATCACCGAGCTTAAGCCCCGTATCACCGTGTTCGGTGTCGGCGGCGGCGGCGGCAATGCCGTGAACAACATGATCACAGCCGGCCTGCGCGGCGTCGAGTTCGTGGTGGCCAACACCGACGCACAGGCGTTGACCATGTCGAAGGCCGAGCGGCTGATCCAGCTCGGCGCGCATGTCACCGAAGGCCTCGGCGCCGGCTCGCAGCCGGAAGTCGGCCGCGCGGCGGCGGAAGAGTGCATCGACGAGATCATCGATCATCTCTCCAACACCCATATGTGCTTCGTCACCGCCGGCATGGGCGGCGGCACCGGCACGGGCGCTGCTCCGGTCGTTGCCCGCGCGGCGCGCGAGAAGGGCATCCTCACCGTCGGCGTCGTCACCAAGCCGTTCCATTTCGAAGGCCAGCGCCGCATGAAGACGGCGGACATGGGTATCGAGGAACTGCAGAAATGCGTCGACACCCTGATCGTCATCCCCAACCAGAACCTGTTCCGGCTGGCCAATGACAAGACCACCTTCGCCGATGCCTTCGCGATGGCCGACCAGGTGCTCTATTCCGGCGTCGCCTGCATCACCGACCTGATGGTCAAGGAAGGCCTGATCAATCTCGACTTCGCCGACGTCCGTTCGGTGATGCGCGAGATGGGCAAGGCGATGATGGGCACGGGCGAGGCTTCGGGCGAGGGCCGCGCGATGGCGGCGGCGGAAGCCGCGATCGCCAACCCGCTGCTTGACGAAACCTCGATGAAGGGTGCCAAGGGCCTGCTGATCTCGATCACCGGTGGCCGCGACCTGACCCTGTTCGAAGTCGACGAGGCAGCGACCCGCATCCGCGAGGAGGTCGACCAGGACGCCAACATCATCCTGGGCGCCACCTTCGATGAAGAGCTGGAAGGCGTGATCCGCGTGTCGGTCGTGGCCACCGGCATCGACAAGTCGGCGGCCGAAATCGCGGCAGCGCCGATCTCGATCCGCGCGCCGCAGAAGCCGGCCGCCCGCCCGACGGCGGCTCCGGTTGCCGAAATCCGCCCCGCGCCGGTTCAGCCGCAGGCCTATGAGCCGCGCGCGGCCGATCCGGTCGCCGAGGCGATCCAGCTTGCCGAGGCGAACGCTGCCGCCATGGCGCAGCCGCGCCCCGCGCCGGTCGACGACTTCCGGCCGCAGAGCAAGATCTTCCAGGCCCCGCCGGCCCAGCCGCAGCCGCAGCCGGTGGTGCCGCAGCAGGTCATGCAGCAGCCCGCGCCGCAGCGCGAGATGCCGCAGCCGATGGCCGCTGCCCCGCAGCGCATGCCGCGCGTGGAGGACTTTCCGCCGGTGGTAAGGGCTGAAGTCGAAGCCAAGACCCGGCCGGCGGACCATGAGAACAGCGGTCCGATGGGGCTGATCAAGCGGCTGACCAACGGCCTGACCCGCCGCGAGGAAGAGCCGGCCCGGCTCCAGCCGGCGCAGCCGCGCGAGCCGAAACTGCGCCAGGCCGCGCCCGAGATGCGCCGTCTCGCCAGCCAGGATCCGCAGCTCTACGCGCCGCGTCGCGGCCAGCTCGACGATCAGGGCCGGCTGACACCGCAGGCCCGCACTGTCCAGGAAGACGACCAGCTGGAAATCCCGGCTTTCCTGCGCCGCCAGGCCAACTGA
- the lpxC gene encoding UDP-3-O-acyl-N-acetylglucosamine deacetylase — translation MGLLLHDYQTTVKSRATLAGIGVHSGKTVTVHFLPADADTGIVFHLSNGGEAREFRALVAEVGATDLCTMLGDPAGEHIGTVEHLMATVFGLGIDNLIIEIDGSEVPILDGSAMAFVEAIDQAGIETLAVKRRYIRVVKPVRVEAGASWAEFRPYDGTRFEVEIDFESPAIGRQQFASDINPDIFRRDIARARTFGFMKDVERLWAAGYALGSSLENSLVIGDDNRVINVGGLRYPNEFARHKTLDAMGDLALAGARFIGCFRSYRGGHRMNASALRRLLSDHTAFEIVETRRRERGRVAEMIAVSRPVYAPWVI, via the coding sequence ATGGGGTTACTCTTGCACGACTATCAGACGACAGTGAAATCGCGCGCGACGCTGGCTGGCATCGGCGTTCATAGCGGCAAAACCGTCACCGTTCATTTCCTGCCGGCCGACGCCGACACGGGCATCGTCTTCCATCTTTCGAACGGCGGCGAAGCCCGAGAATTCCGCGCCCTGGTCGCCGAAGTCGGCGCCACGGATCTCTGCACCATGCTTGGCGATCCGGCCGGCGAGCATATCGGCACCGTCGAGCATCTGATGGCCACCGTGTTCGGTCTTGGCATCGACAACCTCATCATCGAGATCGACGGTTCGGAAGTCCCTATCCTCGACGGCAGCGCCATGGCCTTCGTCGAAGCCATCGACCAGGCCGGTATCGAGACGCTGGCGGTGAAGCGTCGCTACATCCGCGTCGTCAAGCCGGTGCGGGTGGAGGCCGGTGCGTCCTGGGCGGAGTTCCGCCCCTATGACGGCACGCGATTCGAGGTCGAGATCGATTTCGAGAGCCCGGCGATCGGTCGCCAGCAATTCGCTTCCGACATCAATCCCGACATCTTCCGCCGCGACATCGCGCGGGCGCGGACCTTCGGCTTCATGAAGGACGTCGAGAGGCTTTGGGCCGCCGGCTACGCGCTTGGCTCCTCGCTGGAAAACTCGCTGGTCATCGGCGACGACAACCGCGTCATCAATGTCGGCGGGCTGCGCTATCCCAACGAATTCGCCCGCCACAAGACGCTCGATGCGATGGGCGACCTGGCGCTGGCCGGTGCGCGCTTCATCGGCTGCTTCCGCTCCTATCGCGGCGGCCATCGTATGAACGCCTCGGCGCTACGCCGACTGCTTTCCGACCACACGGCCTTCGAGATCGTCGAAACGAGGCGCCGCGAGCGCGGCCGCGTCGCAGAGATGATCGCCGTCAGTCGGCCGGTCTACGCACCCTGGGTGATCTGA
- a CDS encoding outer membrane protein assembly factor BamD encodes MFFSRVGQSATPRRGVLLALSVIAPALVLSACMSSEKDVNLATYVDQTEPADVLYNQGLANMNAGRLDEASKKFDAVDRQHPYSEFARKSMVMGAFADYRAGNYDEAIGSAKRYLTLYPSTDDAAYAQYIIGLCYYRQIKDVTQDQKEARQTIQTMQDLVTRWPNSEYVGDAKDKIRFANDQLAGKEMQIGRYYLERREYIAAVKRFRTVVENYSNTRHVEEALARLTESYYAMGLTSEAQTAAAVLGHNYPDSSWYKDSYKLLQSNGLEPRENAGSWISKAGKLITGA; translated from the coding sequence ATGTTTTTTTCGCGAGTTGGTCAATCGGCAACGCCGCGTCGGGGTGTTTTGCTGGCGCTGTCGGTGATTGCTCCCGCGCTCGTGCTGTCGGCCTGCATGTCCTCCGAGAAGGATGTCAACCTGGCGACCTATGTCGACCAGACCGAGCCGGCCGACGTTCTCTACAACCAGGGCCTGGCCAACATGAATGCCGGCCGCCTCGACGAGGCGAGCAAGAAGTTCGACGCGGTCGACCGCCAGCATCCCTATTCCGAATTCGCCCGCAAATCGATGGTGATGGGCGCTTTCGCCGACTACCGCGCCGGCAATTATGACGAGGCGATCGGTTCGGCCAAGCGCTACCTGACCCTCTATCCGTCGACCGACGACGCGGCATACGCGCAGTACATCATCGGCCTCTGCTACTATCGGCAGATCAAGGACGTCACCCAGGACCAGAAGGAAGCGCGCCAGACCATCCAGACCATGCAGGATCTGGTGACGCGCTGGCCGAACTCGGAATATGTCGGCGACGCCAAGGACAAGATCCGCTTCGCCAACGACCAGCTCGCCGGCAAGGAGATGCAGATCGGCCGCTACTATCTCGAGCGCCGCGAATACATCGCCGCAGTGAAGCGGTTCCGCACCGTGGTCGAAAACTATTCCAACACCCGCCATGTCGAGGAGGCGCTCGCGCGGCTGACCGAGTCCTACTATGCGATGGGCCTGACCTCGGAAGCGCAGACGGCCGCGGCGGTGCTCGGCCACAATTATCCGGACAGCTCGTGGTACAAGGATTCCTACAAGCTCCTGCAGAGCAACGGGCTTGAACCGCGCGAAAATGCCGGGTCGTGGATTTCCAAGGCCGGGAAGCTGATCACCGGCGCCTGA
- the recN gene encoding DNA repair protein RecN encodes MLSRLSIRDIVLIEKLDIDFLPGLSVLTGETGAGKSILLDALSLALGARGDASLVRHGSAQGQVIAVFDVPRNHPARALLAGNDIEDDGDIILRRVQTADGRTRVFVNDQPSSVTLMRDVGRALVEIHGQHDERALVDPGAHRELLDSFGGHLGAVRGTGEAWRYWRNCEQELSRHRAEVEAAAREADYLRASVAELAKLDPQPGEETELAELRATMMRVEKIATEIHDAQDVLSGPSSPLPQLASLLRRLQRKSSEAPGLLDDVVKSLDEAMISLDAAQSGVEAALRATEYDPQRLEKAEERLFALRAASRKHSVAVDDLAQLRDTMVADLADLDAGEERLHALAKQAAAACEAYDISAAQLSSLRHAAAGGLTKAVMAELPALKLERAEFIVEMGSDAESRMEEGIDQVEFWVRTNPGTRPGPMMKVASGGELSRFLLALKVALADRGSAPTLVFDEIDTGVGGAVADAIGQRLARLSKRVQVLSVTHAPQVAARAATHFLISKSGGKERVATGIVEMDRAARQEEIARMLAGATITDEARAAAERLLRENTAAA; translated from the coding sequence ATGCTGTCCAGACTGTCGATCCGCGATATCGTCCTGATCGAGAAGCTGGATATCGACTTCCTGCCTGGGCTTTCGGTGCTGACCGGCGAAACCGGCGCCGGCAAATCCATCCTGCTCGATGCGTTGTCGCTGGCGCTTGGCGCCCGCGGCGATGCCTCGCTCGTCCGCCATGGCTCCGCGCAAGGCCAGGTCATCGCCGTGTTCGACGTGCCGCGCAACCATCCGGCACGCGCGTTGCTCGCCGGAAACGATATCGAGGACGATGGCGACATCATCCTGCGCCGCGTGCAGACGGCCGATGGCCGCACCCGCGTCTTCGTCAACGACCAGCCCTCCAGCGTCACCCTGATGCGCGATGTCGGCCGCGCGCTGGTTGAGATCCACGGCCAGCATGACGAGCGGGCGCTGGTCGATCCCGGCGCACATCGCGAATTGCTGGACAGTTTCGGCGGCCATCTGGGCGCCGTGCGCGGCACGGGCGAAGCCTGGCGGTACTGGCGAAACTGCGAGCAGGAGCTTTCGCGGCATCGTGCCGAGGTCGAGGCGGCGGCGCGCGAGGCCGATTATCTGCGCGCTTCCGTCGCCGAGCTCGCAAAGCTGGACCCGCAGCCAGGCGAGGAAACGGAGCTTGCGGAATTGCGCGCGACGATGATGCGCGTCGAAAAGATCGCCACCGAAATCCATGATGCGCAGGATGTGCTGTCGGGGCCGTCCTCGCCCTTGCCGCAGCTCGCCAGCCTGTTGCGGCGACTGCAGCGCAAGTCCAGCGAAGCGCCCGGCCTGCTCGACGATGTGGTCAAATCGCTCGATGAAGCGATGATCTCGCTCGACGCCGCGCAGTCTGGCGTGGAAGCAGCGCTTCGTGCCACCGAATATGATCCGCAGCGTCTGGAGAAGGCGGAAGAGCGTCTGTTTGCGCTGCGCGCCGCCTCTCGCAAGCACAGTGTCGCGGTCGACGATCTGGCGCAACTACGCGACACGATGGTGGCCGATCTTGCCGACCTCGATGCCGGCGAGGAACGGCTGCACGCGCTGGCCAAGCAGGCCGCCGCGGCGTGCGAGGCCTACGATATTTCCGCGGCGCAGCTTTCGTCGTTGCGCCATGCGGCGGCTGGGGGACTGACCAAGGCAGTAATGGCGGAACTGCCGGCGCTCAAGCTCGAACGGGCCGAGTTCATCGTCGAGATGGGAAGCGATGCCGAAAGCCGCATGGAAGAAGGCATCGACCAGGTCGAATTCTGGGTGCGGACCAATCCAGGCACACGGCCGGGGCCGATGATGAAAGTCGCCTCGGGCGGCGAGCTCTCGCGCTTCCTGCTGGCACTGAAGGTGGCGCTTGCCGATCGCGGCTCGGCGCCGACCCTGGTGTTCGACGAAATCGATACCGGTGTCGGCGGCGCGGTGGCCGACGCCATCGGCCAGCGGCTGGCGCGGTTGTCGAAGCGGGTGCAGGTGCTTTCGGTCACACATGCGCCGCAGGTCGCGGCACGCGCCGCGACGCATTTCCTGATCTCGAAATCCGGCGGCAAGGAGCGTGTGGCCACCGGTATTGTTGAAATGGACCGCGCCGCGCGCCAGGAAGAAATCGCGCGCATGCTGGCCGGCGCCACCATCACCGACGAGGCCCGCGCCGCGGCGGAGCGGTTGCTGCGCGAGAATACCGCGGCGGCTTAA
- the ligA gene encoding NAD-dependent DNA ligase LigA gives MSEKPVESLTEGEAAEELKRLAAEIAEHDRRYHAEDAPTITDAEYDALRQRNLALEEHFPGLIREDSPSLRVGAAPAEGFTKVRHAVPMLSLAKAYTDQDVADFIERGRRFFDRDKDLDIAFTAEPKIDGLSASLRYENGVFVQGATRGDGAVGEDITANLKTIADIPKTLKGSGWPETIEIRGEVYMTYAEFEALKQRSAAVGGQDYVNPRNTAAGSLRQKDPSVTASRNLKFFAYAWGYTTADPAPTQYDSVQKFAEWGFKVSPLMVRAKSIDELIAHYHRIEEQRSSLGYDIDGVVYKVDQLELQRRWGFVTGEPRWAVAHKFPAEQAMTTVEKIDIQVGRTGTLAPVARLAPVTVGGVVVENVTLHNEDYIKGFDSNGQPIRDGIDVRIGDTVVIQRAGDVIPQIVSVVVDKRPAGAVPYEFPHTCPVCGSPATREINEKTGKEDSRRRCTGELICAAQAVERLRHFVSRGALDIEGLGAENIDLFFSSGLVKTAADIFTLKDRRPAVTKALAERREEQARLREEASGKTRKNVRSVEERNYEGLDKLFSAIDARREPELDRFIFALGIRHIGETTAAVLARQFSTIEELIRVGKETAKAEDPHTIFPSINGIGDTVINALRDFFGNERNDDVLDALLAQVHPKPYVMEISAGSEVSGKTVVFTGSMEKMTRSEAKAMAERLGAKVAGSVSAKTDLVVAGPGAGSKLKTASDLGIEVIDEDTWLQRIGRAG, from the coding sequence ATGTCGGAAAAACCAGTCGAATCGCTGACCGAAGGCGAGGCCGCGGAGGAGCTGAAGCGGCTGGCGGCGGAGATCGCCGAGCATGACCGGCGCTATCATGCCGAGGATGCACCGACGATCACCGATGCCGAATATGACGCGCTGCGGCAGCGCAACCTCGCTCTTGAAGAGCATTTTCCTGGCCTGATACGTGAGGATTCGCCGTCGCTGCGGGTTGGCGCCGCGCCCGCGGAGGGCTTTACCAAGGTGCGGCACGCGGTGCCGATGCTCAGCCTCGCCAAGGCTTATACCGACCAGGACGTTGCCGATTTCATCGAGCGCGGCCGGCGTTTCTTCGACCGCGACAAGGACCTCGATATCGCCTTCACCGCCGAGCCGAAGATCGACGGGCTGTCGGCTTCGCTGCGTTACGAGAACGGCGTGTTCGTGCAGGGCGCGACGCGCGGCGACGGTGCGGTCGGCGAGGACATCACCGCCAATCTGAAGACGATTGCCGATATCCCGAAGACGCTGAAGGGGTCGGGTTGGCCGGAGACAATCGAAATACGTGGCGAAGTCTACATGACCTATGCCGAATTCGAAGCTCTGAAGCAGCGCTCGGCGGCCGTCGGCGGCCAGGATTACGTCAATCCGCGCAACACGGCTGCCGGATCGCTCCGCCAGAAGGACCCGTCGGTCACCGCCAGCCGCAATCTGAAATTCTTCGCCTATGCCTGGGGCTATACGACGGCGGATCCGGCTCCCACCCAGTACGATTCGGTGCAGAAATTCGCCGAGTGGGGGTTCAAGGTCAGCCCGCTGATGGTGCGGGCGAAGTCGATCGACGAACTCATCGCGCACTACCATCGCATCGAGGAGCAGCGCTCCTCGTTGGGCTACGACATCGACGGCGTCGTCTACAAGGTCGACCAGCTGGAGCTGCAACGCCGCTGGGGTTTCGTCACCGGCGAGCCGCGCTGGGCGGTCGCCCACAAATTCCCGGCCGAGCAGGCGATGACGACGGTCGAGAAGATCGACATCCAGGTTGGCCGTACCGGCACGCTGGCGCCGGTGGCGCGGTTGGCGCCGGTCACAGTCGGCGGCGTGGTGGTCGAGAACGTCACGCTGCACAACGAAGACTACATCAAGGGTTTCGACAGCAACGGCCAGCCGATCCGCGACGGCATCGACGTGCGCATCGGCGACACGGTGGTGATCCAGCGGGCAGGCGACGTCATCCCGCAGATCGTCAGCGTCGTCGTCGATAAGCGGCCGGCCGGCGCGGTGCCTTATGAATTCCCGCATACCTGCCCGGTCTGTGGCTCGCCGGCGACGCGCGAGATCAACGAGAAGACGGGCAAGGAGGATTCGCGGCGGCGCTGCACCGGCGAGCTGATCTGCGCCGCGCAGGCCGTGGAGAGGCTGCGCCACTTCGTGTCGCGCGGCGCGCTTGATATCGAGGGCTTGGGCGCGGAAAACATCGACCTCTTCTTCAGTTCGGGGCTGGTGAAGACGGCCGCCGACATCTTCACGCTGAAGGATCGCCGCCCGGCCGTCACCAAGGCGCTGGCCGAGCGGCGCGAGGAGCAGGCTCGGCTGCGCGAGGAAGCCTCGGGCAAGACGCGCAAGAATGTGCGCAGCGTCGAGGAGCGCAACTATGAAGGTCTCGACAAGCTGTTTTCGGCCATCGACGCGCGCCGCGAGCCGGAGCTCGACCGCTTCATCTTCGCGCTCGGCATCCGACATATCGGCGAGACGACGGCAGCCGTGCTTGCCCGGCAGTTCTCGACCATCGAGGAATTGATCCGCGTCGGCAAGGAGACGGCGAAGGCGGAGGACCCGCACACCATCTTCCCGTCGATCAACGGCATCGGCGACACGGTGATCAACGCGTTGCGCGACTTCTTCGGCAATGAGCGCAATGACGATGTGCTGGATGCCTTGCTCGCGCAGGTTCATCCGAAACCCTACGTCATGGAAATCTCGGCCGGCAGCGAAGTCTCCGGCAAGACGGTGGTGTTCACCGGCTCGATGGAAAAGATGACGCGATCCGAAGCCAAGGCGATGGCGGAGCGGCTCGGCGCCAAGGTCGCGGGCTCGGTTTCCGCCAAGACCGACCTGGTGGTGGCGGGTCCGGGCGCCGGCTCGAAGCTGAAAACTGCGAGCGACCTCGGCATCGAGGTGATCGACGAGGATACCTGGCTGCAGCGCATCGGCAGGGCCGGCTGA
- a CDS encoding DUF2461 domain-containing protein, whose protein sequence is MTGAFKGFGQKAIPFLKALDFHQSREWFQENRDLFDSELHGPFCDLVETLSERFETAKLGLRGDRKKSLFRINRDVRFAKDKRPYNRHLSAILSPDGSKMSQGVFYVHIGLERCFAGVAWWQPAPELLQAMRKAIVTKPAAFRGMVSSLEKAGLALDPEDRLKRAPRGFEDVGDEDLAQAVRNRHFVVRHDIDPSTIHSPALVDDLVDFTLGARPLLDWGRAIQGTAVAA, encoded by the coding sequence ATGACTGGCGCGTTCAAGGGTTTTGGGCAGAAGGCCATTCCGTTCCTCAAGGCGCTCGACTTCCACCAGAGCCGCGAGTGGTTCCAGGAAAACCGCGACCTCTTCGACAGCGAGTTGCACGGGCCGTTCTGCGATTTGGTCGAGACGCTCAGCGAGCGATTCGAGACGGCCAAGCTCGGCTTGCGCGGCGACCGCAAAAAGTCGCTCTTCCGCATCAATCGCGACGTGCGCTTCGCAAAGGACAAGCGGCCCTACAACCGGCACTTGTCGGCGATCCTCTCGCCCGACGGCAGCAAGATGTCGCAAGGGGTCTTCTATGTACATATCGGTCTGGAGCGCTGCTTTGCCGGTGTGGCCTGGTGGCAGCCAGCGCCCGAACTGCTGCAGGCGATGCGCAAGGCGATCGTGACCAAGCCGGCCGCGTTCCGCGGCATGGTCTCGTCGCTCGAGAAGGCCGGCCTGGCACTCGATCCGGAAGACCGCCTGAAGCGCGCGCCGCGCGGTTTCGAGGATGTCGGCGACGAGGATCTCGCCCAGGCGGTGCGCAACCGGCATTTCGTCGTCCGGCACGACATCGATCCGTCGACGATCCATTCGCCGGCGCTGGTCGACGATCTCGTCGATTTCACGCTTGGCGCCAGGCCGCTGCTCGACTGGGGCAGGGCGATCCAGGGCACGGCCGTGGCGGCTTGA